The genome window ATTATGTACTGAATGTCAATATACTGCTCATGCGCTTCAAACCGCCCCTTTTCCTTGGAGTTATAGCTCATGACCGCCACAAACACATCTCTTCCGTCCAGCTCATAAGTGCCGTCTTTGACCTGGCTGAAATCTGTCTTTTGCAAATATTCCAATCCCATTTTAATCCTTGGACTGAGGTCAAAATATTTTTCCGCTTGGTTTAAAGTATCCAGTATCATTTTATTGATTCCTCCTTATATATGCTTCAATCACTTTTTCCGCCGTCTTAATCCCGTCCATTGCCGCCGACATGATGCCGCCGGCGTAACCGGCTCCCTCGCCGCAAGGGTAAAGCCCCCGGCAAGCAGGCGACACAAAATCTTCATCCCGCAAAATCCTGACCGGCGAAGAACTTCGCGCCTCCACTCCGGTCAAAAGGGCATCATCCTGATCAAAGCCCTTTATTTTCCGGCCGAAAGCCGTTATTCCTTCCACCAAAGCCTGATTGATTTCCGGTGAAAAGAGCGTTCGCAGGTCCGCCGGACAACTCCGGCACTCAAGCGATGATTTCACCCCGCCGATTTGAAAGTTTTCCGTCCGTCCGGCTTTAAAGTCGCCGAAAGTCTCCACCGGCATGGCATAATCCCCGCCGCCCAAGCAAAAAGCCGCTTCTTCCAGCCGCCGTTGATAGTCCAGCCCCGCCAACACGCCCGGACCGTAATCTCTTTCATCAATTCCGACTAAAATCGCCGAATTGGCATTTTCCAAATCTCTGGCCTGACAGCTCATCCCATTGCAAACCAGCCGCCCCCGCTCAGAAGCGGCGTTGACCACCCGGCCGCCCGGACACATACAAAAGCTGTATACCCGCCGGCCGTTTTCCGCTTGATGCGTCAGCTTATATTCGGCCGTCGGCAGCCGCCGGTCGCCGGCGTACTGTCCGTACTGACTGCGGTCAATCAGCTCCTGCCGGTGTTCAATCCTTAGACCGACGGCAAAGGGCTTAGCCTGCATCGCTACGCCTTGCTCCCGGAGCATGGCGAAGGTGTCCCGGGCGCTGTGGCCGATCGCCAGTATGACGGTTTCCGCCGGGATCTCCTCTCCCGCCTCCGTCAAAACCGCCCTAACTTTTCCCGCTTCCGTGCAAAGCCGGTCGGCTCTGGTTTCAAAGCGGAACTCGCCGCCCAGTTCTTCAATCCGGCGGCGAAGTGCGGCCACTACCCGAATTAAATAATCCGTACCGATATGCGGCTTAGCTTCGTATAAAATATCTTCTTTCGCCCCGCAGCTGACAAAGGCGCGCAGCACTTTCATCCGCCGGCCGCCGCTGTCTTTGACACCGGTGTTTAATTTGCCGTCGGAAAAAGTTCCCGCTCCGCCTTCGCCAAACTGGATATTACTGTTTTCCTTTAATTCGCCTGTCCGGTTATAATGCTCTACGCTTTGCTGCCTTTTTTCAACCGCTTCCCCGCGTTCCAAAACAAGCGGACAAAAGCCGCATTCCGCTAAAATCAAAGCAGCAAACAGTCCAGCCGGGCCGCTGCCAATCACCACCGGCCGGCCGCCGGCCGCCCCGGCAATCGCTCTTTGCCCCTCCTCCGCCGAACACGGCAGCCGATACTCTTCCTCGGCATATTCTTCCACATTTAGCGCCTTTTGCTCGACCTCACTCAGCCGGCGGTTTAATTCCACCGCTAAATGATACACAAATAGAATATTTTTGCGGGCGTCAACCGAGCGGCGCAAAACCTGACAGGATAAAATCTGTTCTCCCCGCAGCCTCTTGCTTAGAAGTCTGTCCCATTCCTGCTGCGTTACCCGAAAATCCACCCGAAAATCACTGATTTTATATTTCATTGCCACCTCTTTTTTGGCTGATGGCCGTCGCGGCCGCCATCGCCGACGACCATGCCCATTGCAGGTTAAAGCCCCCGCAGTCGCCGTCTACATCTAAAATTTCACCGATCAGATACAGCCCCGCCGCCTTTTTGGATTCCAGCGTAGCTGCATCCACTTCCCGGCAGGAAATGCCGCCGGCAGTTACCTGCGCCTGCTGCCATTGATAGGGTTTTTCCGCCTCCAGCTCCAGTTCTGTTAAAAAAGAAACGATTTTATGCTGCTCCTTTTCGCTGATTTCCGCGGCCGTCTTGCCCGCTGGGATGTCGGTATGTTTTAAGAGCACGCCAACTAAGCGATTGGGCAAAAACATTTCCAGCAGCCGCTCCACGCTGAAGTAGGGCAAAGTCTTTAACTTTTCCCGCAAAAACCGGGAAACCTCTTCTTTTTCCATTTCCGGCAGAAAATTAACGGCCAGCTTCAAACGCTTGCCCTCCGCCCAAGCATAGGCAGCCGTCGTTGACAGCAACAGCACCGGCGGCCCCGATACACCGTAAGCGGTAAATAAAAGTTCGCCCCGCTCCCGGCGTAGCACCTGATTTTGAGCATCATATAAGGTCAGTGCCGCTTCGGTTTTGGTTCCCTGCAAATGCTTATAGTAAGGAAAGGATTTTTCCTGCATAACCAACTGCACAATGGCCGGGCGCGGCGGAATCAGCGAATGGCCGAGTCCTCCCGCCAGTTCATAACCTTGCCCATCCGAGCCGCTGACAGCATAACTCATGCCGCCGGTGCACAAGATAATATCCTGAAAGATTCGGCTTTTCGGCTCCGGAAGCGCCTTATTTTTCGGGAATTTGTCTTTCCCCGATTTATTTTTTTCCGGCCGGTCATTTTCCGCCAAGTCCTTCTGCCGGTAAAAAACCTGCCAGTTTTCCTTTTTACGCAAAGCCGTTACTTCCGCCCCGTAAATCACTTCAATTCCCAGATATTCCATTTGATAGAGAAAGGCTTTCACCACGGTCTTGGCTTCCAGCGAATAGGGATATAGCTTGCCGCCTTCCAGTTCGCGGGCAGTAATGCCCAAGCTTTCAAAAACCGCCAAGGTCTTTTCCACCGGAAAGCGCCGCAAAATACCGCCGGCCAAATTGCCGGAACGGCTGAAATAATGACCGGCCGCCGCCTGCCGGTTCGACAAATTGCAGCGGCCGTTGCCGGTAATCAGCAGTTTTTTGCCGATTTTATCATTTTTCTCCAGTATGGTAACGGCAAAGCCGGCTCTGGCCAGCAGCACCGCCGCCAAAAGCCCCGCCGCCCCGCCGCCGATAATCCCAATTTTATAGTTTTTCCATTCCTTATTCATTGAATTCCTTATCTTTTTTAACATCGCTTTTCCGCTCAGCAAAATCCTCTGCTCTTTTTAGGTAGACAGTACAAACAGCTTAGGCGGAAACGTTAATAAAGTCTTTTATAAACACCGTAATTATATCCTTTTTTCAGGGCTTCGTCAAATGCTAAGTAATACCGACTGAAATTTTATACCGCCCAAAGGCAAACCGACCCGATCGAAAGATAAAATTTTCGACAAGGTCGGATTATTATTTTCTTAAATTTTTTAGTTGATTGCCCGCTCCCCCCTGAAAATAAGCCTTGCGGTCTGCGGTTAATCGACCTCAGTCAAGAAAAACGGCGTTATTTATATTTCTTGCAGTGATACTTTCAGCATCCTTGGCAAAAAGAAGGTCAAAACCATTCCGGCAACTGCCAGTACAGCAAAGAGCAAATCCGACCGCACCGGATAATCCAGCAAGAAGCCGAACAGCAAAATCCCTAACGGCATCAAAAGCTGAGAACTGGTTCCCATCAGGTTGAACACTCGCCCCTGCATTTTGGACGGAATATTTTTAATCGACCACAAATTAAGCGGAATATTAATCATCCCGATCAATCCGCCCAGCACCGCTAAAAGCGCTGTCAGCATGCCGAAATTAAGCGTATGCGGGAGCCGCCCGTAAATCAGTCCGGCAATCCCCAGCAGCAAGCCAAACACAACCATAATCAAGCGCCATGCCTGATACATCGGTTTATCCATTTCTTTGCGTCCGGCTAAAGTGATGCTGACCGCCAAAAGTCCGGCGGCAAAAGCTGCTTCGGCTATACCGTATTCCGTATCGGTCAGCCGAAAAACCTGAATCTGGACAAAGGGCAGGCCGGCGGTAACACCGGCTATCAAAAAATTGATCAGCATCGAGAAAACCATCAGAAAACTCAGCATCGGGCTGGCTTTGATAAAGTCCAGCCCTTCCTTAAACATCGTCAGCATGCCGCGCAGACCCGACGAAGCTTCCGGCTGCTCTGCCTCGTCTTTTTCGGTTTTGGGGCTTTCCTGAAACATATAAAAATGAATGCCGAAAACCAAAAGCAAAGTAATAATTTCAGAAGCGATCTCCAGCGAAATGAAAAGCTCAAAGCTAAGAAGTTGATACAATACCGCTCCCAGCACCGGTGCTGCAATCATGCAAACCGTCCGCACGATTTGCTTGATCGACAAAATCTGCTGAACATCATCAGCAGCAACCATGTTAACCATTGATGATTCATACGTTGTTTCCAAGAATAAATCCGCCACCGCCAAAATGGTCAGCAGGATATAAATTAAGCTCAGCCGCGGCAGCAGCGCCGCCCTATCCGCCGCTAAAAACAGCAAAATCCCGCTTATACTGCATATTTGGGCAGTGATTACGATTTTTTTATGGTTCAGTCGGTCAATGACACTGCCGGTTACCGGCAGCAAGAGCAGAGAAACTACCGGCCCGATAATCTGGGAAAAGCCAAAGTTCGAGGCCGAGCCGGTTTCCCGCAGAATCATCAGTCCGATACCAAAACTAAAAATTCCGCTGCCTAATTTTCCAAATAAATGACTTATAATAATGTATAATTTTTGTCGTCTTTGCTGTGCTAAGGTCATGATTTTCCTCCTTTAAGATATGCGGCGCTTTCCTTGGCTCTTCGCCAAGGAAAGTCCTATGTTTGTGAGTTTGTAAAACAGCCGAATGGCGTTTTGACGGGATTTTGTTCGTTTATTATGTCAGGTTTAAAGTTTATAATTTCATGCTGCCAACACCGTTTTTACGCTCATTTCCCGCGCAAAAAGATTTCATTTGTTAAGCTTTATTCAATACCGATAAAAACTCTTTCATCGTCCTTTTCATCATAAATATCAACTAATACGCCTTTTTGATCGGCATTGATATATCGTTCCAACTCTTTCGGGTCAACATATTTCATATATTCGGCAAACTCCGGCGAACTGGCCTGCCCGACTTTCAGTGCGCCTTTGATAAACGGTGCAGCCACGCCCAGC of Lachnospiraceae bacterium oral taxon 500 contains these proteins:
- a CDS encoding FAD-dependent oxidoreductase; the protein is MKYKISDFRVDFRVTQQEWDRLLSKRLRGEQILSCQVLRRSVDARKNILFVYHLAVELNRRLSEVEQKALNVEEYAEEEYRLPCSAEEGQRAIAGAAGGRPVVIGSGPAGLFAALILAECGFCPLVLERGEAVEKRQQSVEHYNRTGELKENSNIQFGEGGAGTFSDGKLNTGVKDSGGRRMKVLRAFVSCGAKEDILYEAKPHIGTDYLIRVVAALRRRIEELGGEFRFETRADRLCTEAGKVRAVLTEAGEEIPAETVILAIGHSARDTFAMLREQGVAMQAKPFAVGLRIEHRQELIDRSQYGQYAGDRRLPTAEYKLTHQAENGRRVYSFCMCPGGRVVNAASERGRLVCNGMSCQARDLENANSAILVGIDERDYGPGVLAGLDYQRRLEEAAFCLGGGDYAMPVETFGDFKAGRTENFQIGGVKSSLECRSCPADLRTLFSPEINQALVEGITAFGRKIKGFDQDDALLTGVEARSSSPVRILRDEDFVSPACRGLYPCGEGAGYAGGIMSAAMDGIKTAEKVIEAYIRRNQ